From the Roseateles sp. XES5 genome, one window contains:
- a CDS encoding M3 family oligoendopeptidase, with protein sequence MIRHFPAPRIAFAPADAAASAELGDLPGWNLADLYPSQASPEFQADMKKAEVDTLAFEAKWKGKLDAATEKTGDDGIGAAVREFEALEDVMGRIISFAGLTYFTNTTEPANGKFYGDVQARLTDLGAHLLFFSLELNRIADARIDAALQNDALAAHYRPWIEDLRKDKPYQLDDKTEQLFLEKSMTGAAAWNRLFDETMASLRYTIDSEELPLEIALNQLQSPDREARRKAAEALAKTFKDNIRTFTLITNTLAKDKEISDRWRGFADIADSRHLANRVEPEVVAALAQAVRDAYPRLSHRYYAMKAKWLGMEQMEYWDRNAPLPETPDATIPWTEARDTVLAAYRAFAPEMAAIAQDFFDKGWIDAPVRPGKAPGAFAHPTVPSAHPYVLVNYMGKPRDVMTLAHELGHGVHQVLAGGQGALMASTPLTLAETASVFGEMLTFRSLLDKTKDKRERKAMLAQKVEDMINTVVRQIAFYEFERKLHTARKDGELTSDQIGELWLSVQGESLGPAIRISEGYETYWAYIPHFIHSPFYVYAYAFGDCLVNSLYAVYQQAETGFQAKYFDLLKAGGTKHHTELLKPFGLDASDPSFWSKGLSMIEGLIDELEALDRA encoded by the coding sequence ATGATCCGACATTTTCCCGCCCCCCGCATCGCTTTCGCGCCGGCGGATGCCGCAGCCAGCGCCGAGCTTGGCGATCTCCCCGGCTGGAACCTCGCCGATCTCTATCCCTCGCAGGCCTCTCCTGAATTCCAGGCCGACATGAAGAAAGCCGAAGTCGATACGCTCGCCTTCGAGGCGAAATGGAAGGGCAAGCTGGACGCCGCGACCGAAAAGACGGGCGACGACGGCATCGGCGCGGCCGTGCGCGAATTCGAAGCGCTGGAAGACGTGATGGGCCGCATCATCTCCTTCGCGGGCCTTACCTATTTCACCAACACGACCGAGCCGGCGAACGGCAAATTCTACGGCGACGTCCAGGCCAGGCTGACCGACCTCGGCGCGCATCTCCTGTTTTTCTCCCTTGAACTCAACAGGATAGCGGACGCGCGCATCGACGCGGCGCTCCAGAACGATGCGCTTGCCGCGCACTACCGCCCGTGGATCGAGGACCTGCGCAAGGACAAGCCCTATCAGCTCGACGATAAGACGGAACAGCTCTTCCTCGAAAAGTCGATGACGGGCGCCGCCGCCTGGAACCGGCTGTTCGACGAGACCATGGCCTCGCTCCGCTACACGATCGACAGCGAGGAACTGCCGCTGGAAATCGCCCTCAATCAGCTTCAGTCGCCCGATCGCGAGGCGCGCCGCAAGGCGGCCGAGGCACTGGCGAAGACCTTCAAGGACAACATCCGCACCTTCACGCTGATCACCAACACGCTCGCCAAGGACAAGGAAATCTCCGACCGCTGGCGCGGCTTTGCGGACATCGCCGATAGCCGGCACCTCGCCAACCGGGTCGAGCCGGAGGTGGTCGCCGCCCTCGCGCAAGCCGTCCGGGACGCCTATCCGCGCCTCTCCCATCGCTATTACGCGATGAAGGCAAAGTGGCTCGGAATGGAGCAGATGGAATATTGGGACCGCAATGCGCCGCTGCCCGAGACGCCCGATGCGACCATCCCGTGGACCGAGGCACGCGACACGGTGCTTGCCGCCTACCGCGCCTTCGCCCCGGAAATGGCCGCCATCGCGCAGGACTTCTTCGACAAGGGCTGGATCGACGCCCCCGTGCGCCCCGGCAAGGCGCCCGGCGCCTTCGCCCATCCGACCGTGCCGTCCGCCCACCCCTATGTGCTCGTCAACTACATGGGCAAGCCGCGTGACGTGATGACGCTCGCCCACGAACTTGGCCATGGCGTGCATCAGGTGCTGGCCGGAGGCCAGGGTGCGCTGATGGCCTCGACGCCGCTGACGCTGGCCGAGACCGCCTCCGTCTTCGGCGAAATGCTGACCTTCCGCAGCCTGCTCGACAAGACGAAGGACAAGCGTGAGCGCAAGGCCATGCTCGCCCAGAAGGTGGAGGACATGATCAACACGGTCGTGCGCCAGATCGCCTTCTACGAATTCGAGCGCAAGCTGCACACCGCCCGCAAGGACGGGGAGCTGACGTCCGACCAGATCGGCGAGCTCTGGCTCTCCGTACAGGGCGAAAGCCTCGGCCCGGCGATCCGCATTTCCGAGGGCTACGAGACCTACTGGGCCTATATCCCCCACTTCATCCACTCGCCCTTCTACGTCTATGCCTACGCCTTCGGCGATTGCCTGGTGAACTCGCTCTACGCCGTCTACCAGCAGGCCGAGACAGGCTTCCAGGCGAAGTATTTCGACCTGCTCAAGGCGGGCGGCACCAAGCATCACACCGAACTCCTGAAGCCCTTCGGCCTCGATGCCAGCGACCCGTCGTTCTGGAGCAAGGGACTGTCGATGATCGAAGGGCTGATCGACGAACTGGAAGCGCTTGATAGGGCCTGA